Proteins encoded together in one Ipomoea triloba cultivar NCNSP0323 chromosome 4, ASM357664v1 window:
- the LOC116016812 gene encoding protein ENHANCED DISEASE RESISTANCE 2-like isoform X1, which produces MEMSGSRSDGSSSRMEGWLYLVRSNPIGLQYSRKRYFVLQDHFLNSYKSIPISRDEDPIRSAVIDSCIRVTDNGRESIKRRVIFVFTLYNTSNHNDQLKLGATSPEEGARWIQAIQEAALKADTNQGDALDFPKHGSQSLRLNCSNRSHRRANSIDWTAFSSSAADTRSDVVASSSWTIFGCQNGLRLFKESKDRESYMKWDDHPAIMAVGVVDGTSEAIFQTLMSLGPSRSEWDFCLYKGSMIEHLDGHTDIVHKCLHRNWLPWGMKRRDLLLQRYWRREDDGTYVILYHSVFHQKCPPQKGYVRACLKSGGYVISPMNQGKASVVKHMLAIDWKFWKSYVQTSSARSITIRMLGRLAALRELFRAKIGEYTSSDSSGELIRGRRLHRIEENNVEAQTRVETGKHKEDMEEEVVKTPSEHASLTGLNDAADEFFDVPEPLDCEQSENGWASDFGPEMCSQLIFQDTRHPKVSSAAVFVKKLHDLAVQKRGYVDLHEMAREDCSSCNYGSTLPKDPLCNLLCSWTQTDPSTFLIRGETYLDDRKKIKAKGTLMQMVGADWLKSDKREDDLGGRQGGIVQKYAAKGGPEFFFILNIQVPGSTTYSLALYYMMDTPLKDTPLLKSFVEGDDSYRNSRFKLIPYISKGSWIVKQSVGRKACLIGQALEINYFRGKNYLELGVDIGSSTVARGVVGLVLGYLNNLVIEMAFLIQANTPEELPEYLLGTCRLNHLDASKAVIVKP; this is translated from the exons ATGGAAATGAGTGGTTCGCGGAGCGACGGTAGTAGTAGTAGAATGGAAGGATGGCTGTATCTGGTCCGCTCCAATCCGATTGGGCTTCAGTACTCCCGCAAAAGATACTTTGTTCTTCAAGATCACTTCCTCAATAGTTACAAATCCATTCCCATATCTAGAGACGAG GATCCTATCAGAAGTGCAGTTATTGATTCTTGCATCCGGGTGACAGACAATGGGAGAGAAAGCATAAAAAGAAGG GTCATTTTTGTTTTCACTCTTTATAATACTTCAAATCATAACGATCAGCTCAAG TTGGGTGCAACCAGTCCTGAGGAAGGTGCGAGATGGATTCAGGCAATTCAGGAAGCAGCTTTGAAG GCAGACACAAATCAAGGGGATGCCTTGGATTTCCCAAAGCATGGCTCACAGTCTTTAAG GTTAAATTGTTCGAACAGGTCTCATCGCCGGGCAAATTCCATTGACTGGACTGCTTTTTCATCCTCTGCTGCTGATACAAGATCTGATGTTGTTGCATCCTCATCTTGGACAATCTTTGGTTGTCAGAATG GACTTCGGCTATTTAAGGAAAGTAAAGATAGGGAGTCTTATATGAAG TGGGATGACCATCCTGCAATAATGGCTGTTGGTGTAGTTGATGGAACATCAGAGGCCATTTTTCAAACACTCATGTCCCTTGGTCCTTCAAGATCAGA GTGGGACTTCTGTTTATACAAGGGCAGTATGATTGAACATCTTGACGGCCATACTGATATAGTTCACAAGTGTCTTCATCGTAATTGGCTCCCTTG GGGCATGAAGAGAAGAGATCTTCTATTGCAGCGTTATTGGAGAAGAGAGGATGATGGGACATATG TCATTCTGTACCATTCTGTGTTTCACCAGAAGTGTCCACCTCAAAAGGGATATGTCCGTGCCTGCCTTAAAA GTGGTGGGTATGTAATATCACCCATGAATCAAGGGAAGGCCTCAGTTGTTAAACACATGCTTGCTATCGATTGGAAATTCTGGAAATCTTATGTACAAACATCTTCAGCTCGATCTATAACCATCCGCATGCTGGGAAGACTTGCTG CTCTAAGGGAGTTGTTTAGGGCAAAAATAGGAGAATATACATCCTCTGATTCCTCGGGTGAGCTGATTAGAGGGAGAAGATTGCATCGAATTGAAGAGAATAATGTTGAAGCCCAAACAAGAGTAGAGACTGGGAAGCATAAGGAAGACATGGAGGAAGAAGTTGTAAAGACACCTTCTGAACATGCAAGCCTCACGGGGTTAAATGATGCTGCAGATGAGTTTTTTGATGTCCCAGAACCACTAGATTGCGAGCAATCAGAAAATGGTTGGGCATCTGACTTTGGGCCAGAGATGTGTTCTCAG TTGATTTTTCAGGATACGCGCCATCCAAAAGTGTCGAGTGCTGCTGTTTTTGTGAAGAAATTGCATGATCTTGCAG TTCAGAAGAGGGGTTATGTAGACCTACATGAGATGGCAAGGGAAGATTGTTCATCATGCAACTATGGATCCACTCTTCCAAAAGATCCACTTTGTAATTTGCTTTGCAGTTGGACCCAAACAGATCCCTCTACATTTCTAATTCGTGGAGAGACTTATTTAGATGATCGTAAGAAG ATTAAAGCAAAAGGCACCTTGATGCAAATGGTTGGTGCAGATTGGCTGAAATCTGATAAACGAGAAGATGATCTTGGTGGCCGCCAAGGGGGCATTGTTCAG AAATATGCTGCAAAGGGTGGCCCGGAATTCTTCTTCATTCTCAACATACAG GTCCCAGGTTCGACGACATATAGTCTTGCTTTATACTATATGATGGATACTCCTCTAAAAGACACACCCTTGCTAAAAAGCTTCGTAGAAGGGGACGATTCCTATAGAAATTCAAGGTTCAAGCTCATACCTTATATATCCAAG GGGTCATGGATTGTCAAACAGAGTGTTGGACGGAAAGCGTGCCTTATAGGCCAGGCGTTAGAGATAAATTACTTTCGCGGGAAAAACTACTTGGAG CTTGGAGTCGATATCGGTTCATCCACCGTGGCAAGGGGTGTGGTTGGCCTTGTTCTAGGCTACCTAAACAATCTAGTTATTGAAATGGCATTTCTCATACAG GCCAACACACCAGAAGAGCTACCAGAATATCTTCTGGGAACCTGTCGTCTTAACCATCTGGATGCTTCAAAAGCAGTTATTGTGAAACCTTGA
- the LOC116016812 gene encoding protein ENHANCED DISEASE RESISTANCE 2-like isoform X2, which yields MEMSGSRSDGSSSRMEGWLYLVRSNPIGLQYSRKRYFVLQDHFLNSYKSIPISRDEDPIRSAVIDSCIRVTDNGRESIKRRVIFVFTLYNTSNHNDQLKLGATSPEEGARWIQAIQEAALKADTNQGDALDFPKHGSQSLRLNCSNRSHRRANSIDWTAFSSSAADTRSDVVASSSWTIFGCQNGLRLFKESKDRESYMKWDDHPAIMAVGVVDGTSEAIFQTLMSLGPSRSEWDFCLYKGSMIEHLDGHTDIVHKCLHRNWLPWGMKRRDLLLQRYWRREDDGTYVILYHSVFHQKCPPQKGYVRACLKSGGYVISPMNQGKASVVKHMLAIDWKFWKSYVQTSSARSITIRMLGRLAALRELFRAKIGEYTSSDSSGELIRGRRLHRIEENNVEAQTRVETGKHKEDMEEEVVKTPSEHASLTGLNDAADEFFDVPEPLDCEQSENGWASDFGPEMCSQDTRHPKVSSAAVFVKKLHDLAVQKRGYVDLHEMAREDCSSCNYGSTLPKDPLCNLLCSWTQTDPSTFLIRGETYLDDRKKIKAKGTLMQMVGADWLKSDKREDDLGGRQGGIVQKYAAKGGPEFFFILNIQVPGSTTYSLALYYMMDTPLKDTPLLKSFVEGDDSYRNSRFKLIPYISKGSWIVKQSVGRKACLIGQALEINYFRGKNYLELGVDIGSSTVARGVVGLVLGYLNNLVIEMAFLIQANTPEELPEYLLGTCRLNHLDASKAVIVKP from the exons ATGGAAATGAGTGGTTCGCGGAGCGACGGTAGTAGTAGTAGAATGGAAGGATGGCTGTATCTGGTCCGCTCCAATCCGATTGGGCTTCAGTACTCCCGCAAAAGATACTTTGTTCTTCAAGATCACTTCCTCAATAGTTACAAATCCATTCCCATATCTAGAGACGAG GATCCTATCAGAAGTGCAGTTATTGATTCTTGCATCCGGGTGACAGACAATGGGAGAGAAAGCATAAAAAGAAGG GTCATTTTTGTTTTCACTCTTTATAATACTTCAAATCATAACGATCAGCTCAAG TTGGGTGCAACCAGTCCTGAGGAAGGTGCGAGATGGATTCAGGCAATTCAGGAAGCAGCTTTGAAG GCAGACACAAATCAAGGGGATGCCTTGGATTTCCCAAAGCATGGCTCACAGTCTTTAAG GTTAAATTGTTCGAACAGGTCTCATCGCCGGGCAAATTCCATTGACTGGACTGCTTTTTCATCCTCTGCTGCTGATACAAGATCTGATGTTGTTGCATCCTCATCTTGGACAATCTTTGGTTGTCAGAATG GACTTCGGCTATTTAAGGAAAGTAAAGATAGGGAGTCTTATATGAAG TGGGATGACCATCCTGCAATAATGGCTGTTGGTGTAGTTGATGGAACATCAGAGGCCATTTTTCAAACACTCATGTCCCTTGGTCCTTCAAGATCAGA GTGGGACTTCTGTTTATACAAGGGCAGTATGATTGAACATCTTGACGGCCATACTGATATAGTTCACAAGTGTCTTCATCGTAATTGGCTCCCTTG GGGCATGAAGAGAAGAGATCTTCTATTGCAGCGTTATTGGAGAAGAGAGGATGATGGGACATATG TCATTCTGTACCATTCTGTGTTTCACCAGAAGTGTCCACCTCAAAAGGGATATGTCCGTGCCTGCCTTAAAA GTGGTGGGTATGTAATATCACCCATGAATCAAGGGAAGGCCTCAGTTGTTAAACACATGCTTGCTATCGATTGGAAATTCTGGAAATCTTATGTACAAACATCTTCAGCTCGATCTATAACCATCCGCATGCTGGGAAGACTTGCTG CTCTAAGGGAGTTGTTTAGGGCAAAAATAGGAGAATATACATCCTCTGATTCCTCGGGTGAGCTGATTAGAGGGAGAAGATTGCATCGAATTGAAGAGAATAATGTTGAAGCCCAAACAAGAGTAGAGACTGGGAAGCATAAGGAAGACATGGAGGAAGAAGTTGTAAAGACACCTTCTGAACATGCAAGCCTCACGGGGTTAAATGATGCTGCAGATGAGTTTTTTGATGTCCCAGAACCACTAGATTGCGAGCAATCAGAAAATGGTTGGGCATCTGACTTTGGGCCAGAGATGTGTTCTCAG GATACGCGCCATCCAAAAGTGTCGAGTGCTGCTGTTTTTGTGAAGAAATTGCATGATCTTGCAG TTCAGAAGAGGGGTTATGTAGACCTACATGAGATGGCAAGGGAAGATTGTTCATCATGCAACTATGGATCCACTCTTCCAAAAGATCCACTTTGTAATTTGCTTTGCAGTTGGACCCAAACAGATCCCTCTACATTTCTAATTCGTGGAGAGACTTATTTAGATGATCGTAAGAAG ATTAAAGCAAAAGGCACCTTGATGCAAATGGTTGGTGCAGATTGGCTGAAATCTGATAAACGAGAAGATGATCTTGGTGGCCGCCAAGGGGGCATTGTTCAG AAATATGCTGCAAAGGGTGGCCCGGAATTCTTCTTCATTCTCAACATACAG GTCCCAGGTTCGACGACATATAGTCTTGCTTTATACTATATGATGGATACTCCTCTAAAAGACACACCCTTGCTAAAAAGCTTCGTAGAAGGGGACGATTCCTATAGAAATTCAAGGTTCAAGCTCATACCTTATATATCCAAG GGGTCATGGATTGTCAAACAGAGTGTTGGACGGAAAGCGTGCCTTATAGGCCAGGCGTTAGAGATAAATTACTTTCGCGGGAAAAACTACTTGGAG CTTGGAGTCGATATCGGTTCATCCACCGTGGCAAGGGGTGTGGTTGGCCTTGTTCTAGGCTACCTAAACAATCTAGTTATTGAAATGGCATTTCTCATACAG GCCAACACACCAGAAGAGCTACCAGAATATCTTCTGGGAACCTGTCGTCTTAACCATCTGGATGCTTCAAAAGCAGTTATTGTGAAACCTTGA
- the LOC116016791 gene encoding UDP-xylose transporter 1-like, which translates to MGEMSSFQVGVIGALFLSVASSVSIVICNKALMSNLGFKFATTLTSWHLMVTYCTLHVALRLNFFENKPVDFKTVMLFGILNGVSIGFLNLSLGFNSIGFYQMTKLAIIPFTVLLETIFLKKQFSQNIKLSLFVLLIGVGIASITDLQLNFVGTILSVLAIITTCVGQILTNTIQKRLNISSTQLLYQSAPFQAAVLFVTGPVVDQFLTKQNVFAYKYSPIVLAFIVLSCLIAVSVNFSTFLVIGKTSPVTYQVLGHLKTCLVLGFGYTLLHDPFTSRNIIGILVAIVGMGLYSYFCTHESKRKQVADISSMSQVKDKDDTAPLLAGKNMGHQDKDNHEGNKKDSLV; encoded by the exons ATGGGAGAAATGTCAAGCTTTCAAGTTggtgttattggggcattgttCCTATCCGTGGCATCATCGGTGTCCATTGTCATTTGCAACAAAGCCTTAATGAGTAATCTTGGTTTTAAATTTG cTACGACATTGACGAGTTGGCATCTGATGGTAACATATTGCACTCTCCACGTTGCACTGAGACTAAATTTCTTTGAGAACAAACCTGTCGACTTTAAGACAGTGATGTTGTTTGGCATATTAAATGGAGTTTCTATTGGTTTTTTGAACTTGAGCCTTGGCTTTAACTCAATTGGCTTCTACCAG ATGACAAAACTTGCAATCATACCTTTCACCGTATTGTTAGAAACTATTTTCTTGAAGAAACAATTCAG tcAGAATATAAAGTTGTCTCTCTTCGTCCTTCTCATTGGCGTTGGCATTGCCTCCATTACCGATCTTCAACTCAACTTTGTTGGGACAATCCTTTCCGTACTTGCCATTATAACAACTTGTGTTGGTCAAATC CTCACCAACACAATACAAAAGAGGCTCAATATCTCATCTACTCAACTTTTGTACCAATCAGCCCCATTTCAAGCTGCAGTTCTGTTTGTCACAGGGCCAGTTGTGGACCAATTTCTAACCAAACAAAATGTCTTTGCATACAAATATTCTCCCATAGTATTG GCTTTCATAGTACTTTCATGTTTGATTGCGGTTTCGGTGAACTTTAGCACATTCTTGGTGATCGGAAAGACATCGCCGGTGACTTATCAGGTGTTAGGTCACCTGAAAACATGTCTTGTTCTTGGTTTTGGTTACACATTGTTGCATGACCCCTTCACCTCTAGGAATATCATTGGAATCCTGGTTGCCATAGTCGGGATGGGTTTGTATTCCTATTTTTGTACCCACGAGAGCAAGAGAAAACAAGTGGCGGATATATCCTCGATGTCTCAA GTCAAAGACAAGGATGATACTGCGCCACTTCTGGCAGGAAAGAATATGGGTCATCAAGATAAAGATAATCATGAAGGCAACAAGAAGGATTCACTTGTTTAA
- the LOC116016789 gene encoding protein CNGC15b-like, producing the protein MAYSNSKSVRFQDDLESAKYVNNGGDNNVIKVKYKIDGSRLVEPSSRKGENGGKSGKSLKAKVLSRVFSEDYERVKRKILDPRGPTIRRWNKIFLVACLISLFVDPLFFYLPVVKGNFCIDIGIRLEVALTVIRSIADVFYIFQIYVRFRTAYVAPSSRVFGRGELVIDASKIALRYLRKGFWIDALAALPLPQVLIWAIIPNLSGSSMANTKNVLRSIIIFQYLPRLYLIFPLSSQIVKATGVVTETAWAGAAYNLMLYMLASHILGACWYLLSIERQEACWHHVCTLETPSCQYDYFDCNKVKDPRRKSWFLSSNISEQCNPDSTSSGYPFGIYKDALTDSVTSAKFFNKYFYCLWWGLKNLSSLGQNLSTSTYVAEISFAIVVATLGLVLFALLIGNMQTYLQSTTVRLEEWRIKRTDTEQWMHHRQLPLELRQSVRKYDQYKWIATRGVDEDALLKGLPLDLRRDIKRHLCYDLVRRVPLFDEMDEMMIDAICERLKPVLCTQDTCLVREGDPVNEMLFIIRGNLDSYTTNGGRTGFFNSCGIGPGDFCGEELLTWALDPRPSVILPSSTRTVKAVSEVEAFALVADDLKFVAAQFRRLHSKQLRHKFRFYSHQWRMWAATFVQAAWRRYKKRKSAAELRAMEDDGESEEGKTANRPRQAEMNSRPPGSGFALHAARLAASRRGHHRRNDSDSGAVSSLQKPAEPDFSVDDE; encoded by the exons ATGGCTTACAGTAATTCAAAGTCTGTAAG ATTCCAAGATGATCTTGAATCAGCCAAGTATGTAAATAATGGAGGAGACAATAATGTGATTAAGGTGAAGTACAAGATTGATGGATCGAGGCTGGTAGAGCCGAGCTCTCGAAAGGGAGAGAATGGTGGCAAGAGCGGGAAATCGTTGAAGGCTAAAGTACTGTCACGAGTTTTCTCAGAAGACTATGAGAGAGTGAAGAGGAAGATCTTAGATCCTCGAGGGCCTACAATTCGAAGATGGAACAAGATCTTCTTAGTAGCTTGCTTGATATCTTTATTTGTAGACCCTCTGTTCTTTTACCTGCCAGTTGTGAAGGGCAACTTCTGCATAGATATCGGGATCAGGCTCGAAGTTGCCCTTACGGTTATAAGATCAATAGCTGATGTCTTTtacatatttcaaatatatgtccGGTTTAGAACTGCTTATGTTGCTCCATCTTCTCGAGTATTTGGGAGAGGGGAGCTTGTTATTGATGCTTCAAAGATAGCGTTAAGGTACTTGCGCAAAGGCTTTTGGATTGATGCCCTTGCTGCATTGCCTCTTCCTCAG GTATTGATTTGGGCCATCATCCCTAATCTCAGTGGCTCATCAATGGCAAACACGAAAAATGTTCTTAGATCAATCATCATCTTTCAGTACCTCCCCCGACTTTATCTCATTTTCCCGCTCTCATCCCAAATCGTGAAGGCTACTGGTGTTGTGACCGAAACTGCTTGGGCTGGCGCTGCTTACAACTTGATGCTTTATATGCTCGCAAGCCAT ATATTAGGAGCTTGCTGGTATCTACTTTCGATCGAGAGACAGGAAGCGTGCTGGCACCACGTCTGCACTCTCGAGACCCCTTCTTGCCAATATGATTACTTCGACTGCAACAAGGTGAAGGACCCGAGACGAAAGTCCTGGTTCCTGTCGAGCAATATTTCAGAACAATGCAACCCGGATAGTACAAGTAGTGGCTACCCATTCGGGATATACAAGGATGCTTTGACAGATTCTGTTACATCCGCAAAGTTTTTCAACAAGTACTTCTACTGTCTCTGGTGGGGCTTGAAGAACCTAAG TTCTCTGGGGCAAAATCTTTCTACAAGCACTTATGTTGCAGAAATAAGCTTTGCCATCGTAGTTGCAACTCTCGGTCTTGTTCTTTTTGCGTTGCTTATTGGAAATATGCAA ACTTATCTGCAATCGACCACAGTTCGGTTAGAGGAGTGGAGAATCAAGAGAACCGATACAGAACAATGGATGCATCACAGACAGCTACCTCTGGAGTTAAGGCAGTCTGTGAGGAAGTATGATCAGTATAAATGGATTGCCACGAGAGGCGTTGACGAGGACGCTTTGTTGAAAGGTCTCCCTCTGGATCTTCGACGGGATATCAAGCGCCACTTGTGTTATGACTTGGTTAGACGG GTCCCCTTGTTTGATGAGATGGATGAGATGATGATAGATGCGATTTGCGAGAGGCTGAAGCCGGTTTTGTGTACTCAAGACACCTGCCTGGTGCGGGAGGGCGATCCTGTCAACGAGATGCTGTTCATAATCCGGGGGAACCTGGATTCCTACACCACGAATGGCGGGCGCACTGGATTCTTCAACTCGTGTGGCATTGGCCCGGGGGACTTCTGTGGCGAGGAGCTGCTGACATGGGCGCTGGATCCCCGCCCCAGCGTGATCCTGCCATCCTCAACTCGAACAGTGAAAGCGGTTTCTGAAGTCGAAGCTTTCGCCCTCGTGGCAGACGACTTGAAGTTCGTGGCAGCACAGTTCAGAAGGCTGCACAGCAAGCAGCTGAGGCACAAGTTCAGGTTCTACTCTCACCAGTGGAGAATGTGGGCTGCAACTTTTGTCCAGGCGGCCTGGCGGCGATACAAGAAGCGAAAGAGTGCTGCTGAGCTAAGAGCGATGGAGGACGACGGTGAGAGTGAAGAAGGCAAAACAGCGAATCGCCCCCGCCAGGCGGAGATGAACTCACGGCCTCCCGGTTCAGGGTTCGCTCTCCACGCTGCGAGATTGGCAGCGAGTAGAAGAGGTCACCATAGGCGAAACGATTCGGATTCTGGTGCTGTTAGCTCACTGCAGAAGCCTGCAGAGCCTGATTTCTCTGTAGATGATGAGTGA